A genomic window from Lotus japonicus ecotype B-129 chromosome 1, LjGifu_v1.2 includes:
- the LOC130730335 gene encoding serine/threonine-protein kinase PCRK1-like isoform X1, giving the protein MIRLFDAIRSAAMKCFTFYYVEKKDEPKSFQSASGLTDCSTYVEAEVRRSGSELNSQDVSDSGSTESLRRSAVPNMSQRPSNLRVFTVSELKSATKSFSRSVMLGEGGFGCVYLGLIRSVEDPSRRIEVAIKQLSKRGMQGHREWVTEVNVLGIVEHPNLVKLVGYCADDDERGIQRLLIYEYMPNRSVEDHLSHRSETSLSWNRRLKIAQDAARGLTYLHEEMDFQIIFRDFKSSNILLDENWNAKLSDFGLARLGPTDGLTHVSTAVVGTMGYASPEYVQTGRLTSKNDVWSYGVFLYELITGRRPLDRNRPRGEQKLLEWIRPYLSDAKKFQLILDPRLDKKQVIKSAQRLAIIANRCLVKNPKNRPKMSEILEMVNGIVEFSPSSSPQIPLRKAKVEASRDTEVNKKRTMDMKPVEGNWFARIWRPKLARTC; this is encoded by the exons ATGATACGGTTATTTGATGCAA TCAGGTCAGCTGCTATGAAGTGTTTTACATTCTACTATGTAGAGAAGAAAGATGAACCAAAAAGCTTTCAATCAGCATCTGGTCTGACAGACTGTTCAACATATGTTGAGGCTGAGGTTAGAAGATCTGGTTCTGAATTGAATTCACAGGATGTCTCAGACAGTGGCAGCACAGAATCCCTCAGGAGGAGTGCAGTTCCCAATATGTCCCAAAGACCAAGCAACCTTAGAGTGTTTACTGTATCTGAACTGAAATCAGCCACCAAGAGTTTTAGTCGCTCTGTTATGCTTGGAGAGGGTGGGTTCGGGTGTGTCTACCTGGGATTGATAAGAAGTGTAGAGGACCCATCAAGAAGAATTGAAGTTGCAATTAAACAGCTTAGTAAAAGAGGAATGCAG GGGCATAGGGAATGGGTGACAGAAGTGAATGTGTTGGGCATCGTTGAGCATCCCAATCTTGTGAAACTTGTGGGGTACTgtgctgatgatgatgaaagGGGAATCCAGCGGCTTCTGATTTACGAATACATGCCTAACAGAAGTGTAGAAGACCATTTATCTCACCGGTCCGAGACTTCTCTATCATGGAATAGGAGATTGAAAATAGCTCAAGATGCAGCTCGTGGATTAACATACCTGCATGAAGAAATGGATTTTCAG ATAATTTTCAGAGATTTCAAGTCTTCAAATATCCTTTTGGATGAAAATTGGAACGCAAAGCTATCAGACTTCGGGTTAGCAAGATTGGGACCAACTGATGGACTAACTCATGTCTCAACAGCG GTTGTAGGAACAATGGGATATGCATCCCCGGAATATGTTCAAACTGGACGTCTCACATCAAAGAATGATGTGTGGAGCTATGGCGTCTTCCTTTATGAACTCATTACCGGCAGGCGCCCTTTAGACCGAAACCGCCCCAGGGGTGAACAAAAGTTGTTGGAATGGATAAGGCCTTACCTATCAGATGCAAAGAAATTTCAACTGATATTAGATCCAAGACTTGATAAGAAACAAGTTATCAAGTCAGCACAGAGACTTGCTATCATAGCTAACCGGTGCTTGGTAAAAAACCCGAAGAATCGCCCGAAGATGAGCGAGATATTGGAAATGGTGAACGGAATAGTAGAATTTTCACCCAGCTCTAGTCCCCAGATACCCCTGAGGAAGGCAAAAGTGGAAGCTTCCCGTGACACTGAAGTCAACAAGAAACGGACCATGGATATGAAGCCTGTAGAAGGTAATTGGTTTGCTAGAATCTGGAGGCCAAAGCTTGCAAGAACATGTTGA
- the LOC130730335 gene encoding serine/threonine-protein kinase PCRK1-like isoform X2 yields the protein MPNLVRSAAMKCFTFYYVEKKDEPKSFQSASGLTDCSTYVEAEVRRSGSELNSQDVSDSGSTESLRRSAVPNMSQRPSNLRVFTVSELKSATKSFSRSVMLGEGGFGCVYLGLIRSVEDPSRRIEVAIKQLSKRGMQGHREWVTEVNVLGIVEHPNLVKLVGYCADDDERGIQRLLIYEYMPNRSVEDHLSHRSETSLSWNRRLKIAQDAARGLTYLHEEMDFQIIFRDFKSSNILLDENWNAKLSDFGLARLGPTDGLTHVSTAVVGTMGYASPEYVQTGRLTSKNDVWSYGVFLYELITGRRPLDRNRPRGEQKLLEWIRPYLSDAKKFQLILDPRLDKKQVIKSAQRLAIIANRCLVKNPKNRPKMSEILEMVNGIVEFSPSSSPQIPLRKAKVEASRDTEVNKKRTMDMKPVEGNWFARIWRPKLARTC from the exons ATGCCAAATTTGG TCAGGTCAGCTGCTATGAAGTGTTTTACATTCTACTATGTAGAGAAGAAAGATGAACCAAAAAGCTTTCAATCAGCATCTGGTCTGACAGACTGTTCAACATATGTTGAGGCTGAGGTTAGAAGATCTGGTTCTGAATTGAATTCACAGGATGTCTCAGACAGTGGCAGCACAGAATCCCTCAGGAGGAGTGCAGTTCCCAATATGTCCCAAAGACCAAGCAACCTTAGAGTGTTTACTGTATCTGAACTGAAATCAGCCACCAAGAGTTTTAGTCGCTCTGTTATGCTTGGAGAGGGTGGGTTCGGGTGTGTCTACCTGGGATTGATAAGAAGTGTAGAGGACCCATCAAGAAGAATTGAAGTTGCAATTAAACAGCTTAGTAAAAGAGGAATGCAG GGGCATAGGGAATGGGTGACAGAAGTGAATGTGTTGGGCATCGTTGAGCATCCCAATCTTGTGAAACTTGTGGGGTACTgtgctgatgatgatgaaagGGGAATCCAGCGGCTTCTGATTTACGAATACATGCCTAACAGAAGTGTAGAAGACCATTTATCTCACCGGTCCGAGACTTCTCTATCATGGAATAGGAGATTGAAAATAGCTCAAGATGCAGCTCGTGGATTAACATACCTGCATGAAGAAATGGATTTTCAG ATAATTTTCAGAGATTTCAAGTCTTCAAATATCCTTTTGGATGAAAATTGGAACGCAAAGCTATCAGACTTCGGGTTAGCAAGATTGGGACCAACTGATGGACTAACTCATGTCTCAACAGCG GTTGTAGGAACAATGGGATATGCATCCCCGGAATATGTTCAAACTGGACGTCTCACATCAAAGAATGATGTGTGGAGCTATGGCGTCTTCCTTTATGAACTCATTACCGGCAGGCGCCCTTTAGACCGAAACCGCCCCAGGGGTGAACAAAAGTTGTTGGAATGGATAAGGCCTTACCTATCAGATGCAAAGAAATTTCAACTGATATTAGATCCAAGACTTGATAAGAAACAAGTTATCAAGTCAGCACAGAGACTTGCTATCATAGCTAACCGGTGCTTGGTAAAAAACCCGAAGAATCGCCCGAAGATGAGCGAGATATTGGAAATGGTGAACGGAATAGTAGAATTTTCACCCAGCTCTAGTCCCCAGATACCCCTGAGGAAGGCAAAAGTGGAAGCTTCCCGTGACACTGAAGTCAACAAGAAACGGACCATGGATATGAAGCCTGTAGAAGGTAATTGGTTTGCTAGAATCTGGAGGCCAAAGCTTGCAAGAACATGTTGA
- the LOC130730335 gene encoding serine/threonine-protein kinase PCRK1-like isoform X3, with protein sequence MKCFTFYYVEKKDEPKSFQSASGLTDCSTYVEAEVRRSGSELNSQDVSDSGSTESLRRSAVPNMSQRPSNLRVFTVSELKSATKSFSRSVMLGEGGFGCVYLGLIRSVEDPSRRIEVAIKQLSKRGMQGHREWVTEVNVLGIVEHPNLVKLVGYCADDDERGIQRLLIYEYMPNRSVEDHLSHRSETSLSWNRRLKIAQDAARGLTYLHEEMDFQIIFRDFKSSNILLDENWNAKLSDFGLARLGPTDGLTHVSTAVVGTMGYASPEYVQTGRLTSKNDVWSYGVFLYELITGRRPLDRNRPRGEQKLLEWIRPYLSDAKKFQLILDPRLDKKQVIKSAQRLAIIANRCLVKNPKNRPKMSEILEMVNGIVEFSPSSSPQIPLRKAKVEASRDTEVNKKRTMDMKPVEGNWFARIWRPKLARTC encoded by the exons ATGAAGTGTTTTACATTCTACTATGTAGAGAAGAAAGATGAACCAAAAAGCTTTCAATCAGCATCTGGTCTGACAGACTGTTCAACATATGTTGAGGCTGAGGTTAGAAGATCTGGTTCTGAATTGAATTCACAGGATGTCTCAGACAGTGGCAGCACAGAATCCCTCAGGAGGAGTGCAGTTCCCAATATGTCCCAAAGACCAAGCAACCTTAGAGTGTTTACTGTATCTGAACTGAAATCAGCCACCAAGAGTTTTAGTCGCTCTGTTATGCTTGGAGAGGGTGGGTTCGGGTGTGTCTACCTGGGATTGATAAGAAGTGTAGAGGACCCATCAAGAAGAATTGAAGTTGCAATTAAACAGCTTAGTAAAAGAGGAATGCAG GGGCATAGGGAATGGGTGACAGAAGTGAATGTGTTGGGCATCGTTGAGCATCCCAATCTTGTGAAACTTGTGGGGTACTgtgctgatgatgatgaaagGGGAATCCAGCGGCTTCTGATTTACGAATACATGCCTAACAGAAGTGTAGAAGACCATTTATCTCACCGGTCCGAGACTTCTCTATCATGGAATAGGAGATTGAAAATAGCTCAAGATGCAGCTCGTGGATTAACATACCTGCATGAAGAAATGGATTTTCAG ATAATTTTCAGAGATTTCAAGTCTTCAAATATCCTTTTGGATGAAAATTGGAACGCAAAGCTATCAGACTTCGGGTTAGCAAGATTGGGACCAACTGATGGACTAACTCATGTCTCAACAGCG GTTGTAGGAACAATGGGATATGCATCCCCGGAATATGTTCAAACTGGACGTCTCACATCAAAGAATGATGTGTGGAGCTATGGCGTCTTCCTTTATGAACTCATTACCGGCAGGCGCCCTTTAGACCGAAACCGCCCCAGGGGTGAACAAAAGTTGTTGGAATGGATAAGGCCTTACCTATCAGATGCAAAGAAATTTCAACTGATATTAGATCCAAGACTTGATAAGAAACAAGTTATCAAGTCAGCACAGAGACTTGCTATCATAGCTAACCGGTGCTTGGTAAAAAACCCGAAGAATCGCCCGAAGATGAGCGAGATATTGGAAATGGTGAACGGAATAGTAGAATTTTCACCCAGCTCTAGTCCCCAGATACCCCTGAGGAAGGCAAAAGTGGAAGCTTCCCGTGACACTGAAGTCAACAAGAAACGGACCATGGATATGAAGCCTGTAGAAGGTAATTGGTTTGCTAGAATCTGGAGGCCAAAGCTTGCAAGAACATGTTGA
- the LOC130732626 gene encoding small polypeptide DEVIL 16, giving the protein MNGTRVARRSFMELKESNNTSSHQNTHHQQEACGPCKSFGQKCSHLVKKQRAKFYILRRCIAMLMCWHERGEH; this is encoded by the coding sequence ATGAACGGTACACGAGTTGCCAGAAGATCATTCATGGAACTGAAGGAAAGCAACAACACAAGCAGCCACCAAAACACTCATCATCAGCAAGAAGCTTGTGGTCCTTGCAAGTCTTTTGGCCAGAAGTGCAGTCACCTGGTCAAGAAGCAGCGTGCTAAATTCTACATTCTTCGTCGCTGTATCGCCATGCTTATGTGTTGGCACGAGCGCGGCGAGCACTGA
- the LOC130730334 gene encoding RNA polymerase sigma factor sigF, chloroplastic, with product MNAAKSMFSSSSPPFSSPTVMMLHEQAVPAVSSWPSGIAAQHFPTSVLLQEQRDEYKPLLHINKEDKTPQATSSMRPMDVALVQEKNNTGNADELVHNFMQQLHLRCHLQNLLSSSLTREIAASSTLQSITDDSERSPDGLQWNAVSLAKQALSASKQAAAVAEESKLIEADDDDNDDSLPFGLASTCFPDSSVRRNKIVRSTRLKERRSKQRKVSKSSVLDDESYLTRKSDVQGRLRVEKKLKEGLDQNDPLRMFLWGPETKKLLTFEEESQLISQIQNLFRLEEVKIRLQSQFGREPTMAEWADGVGLSCYALQTQLRSGTRSKEKLIHANLRMVVHVAKNYLGRGLSFQDLLQEGSMGLMKSVEKFKPQAGCRFASYAYWWIRQTIRRALFLHSRTIRLPENVYTLLGKLIEAKKFYNREGNVHPTKEELARKIGVTVDKLEILLSAARIPLSMQQTVWTDQDTTYQEITADTAIETPDVYVAKQLMRRHARNLLHTLNPRERRIIRLRFGIEDGYEKSLSEIGTVFGLSKERVRQLESRALDKLKQCLASHGLDAYANLLV from the exons ATGAACGCCGCTAAGAGcatgttttcttcttcatctccacCGTTTTCTTCACCTACAG TTATGATGCTTCATGAACAAGCTGTTCCTGCTGTTTCTTCTTGGCCTTCTGGTATTGCAGCACAGCATTTTCCTACTTCAGTTCTTTTGCAAGAGCAGCGTGATGAGTATAAGCCTCTACTTCACATCAATAAGGAAGATAAGACACCCCAG GCGACTTCGAGTATGAGGCCGATGGATGTGGCCTTAGTTCAAGAGAAGAACAACACTGGCAATGCTGATGAGTTAGTGCACAACTTTATGCAGCAGTTGCATCTCCGGTGTCATTTGCAGAACTT ATTGAGTTCTTCGCTAACCAGGGAAATTGCTGCTTCTTCGACTCTGCAATCTATTACTGATGATTCAGAGCGGTCTCCGGATGGCCTTCAATGGAATGCAGTTTCTCTTGCTAAGCAAGCTTTGTCAGCCTCAAAACAAGCAGCTGCAGTAGCTGAGGAGTCGAAACTTATTGaagctgatgatgatgataatgatgattCACTTCCTTTCGG TCTGGCCTCCACATGTTTCCCCGACTCTTCAGTTAGAAGGAATAAAATTGTGAGGTCAACACGGCTTAAAGAAAGACGATCTAAACAGAGAAAAGTATCAAAATCGAGTGTTCTTGACGATGAAAGTTACCTTACAAGAAAGTCAGATGTTCAAGGAAGGTTACGTGTAGAGAAGAAATTAAAAGAAGGGCTTGATCAAAATGATCCCCTGCGCATGTTCTTATGGGGTCCTGAAACTAAGAAACTTTTGACCTTTGAAGAAGAGTCTCAATTGATTTCTCAGATACAG AATTTGTTCAGATTGGAAGAAGTGAAGATCAGGCTTCAATCTCAGTTTGGGCGTGAACCAACTATGGCTGAATGGGCAGATGGTGTGGGTCTTAGCTGTTATGCCCTGCAGACACAGCTTCGTAGTGGTACAAGAAGCAAGGAAAAGCTGATTCATGCCAATTTACGCATGGTAGTTCATGTTGCTAAAAATTATCTGGGGCGTGGTCTCAGCTTTCAGGACTTATTGCAG GAGGGAAGTATGGGTCTCATGAAGAGCGTTGAAAAGTTTAAACCCCAAGCTGGTTGCCGGTTCGCTTCTTACGCTTACTGGTGGATAAGGCAAACAATAAGGAGGGCCTTATTTCTACATTCTAGGACGATCCGTCTTCCG GAGAATGTTTACACCCTTTTGGGCAAGCTcatcgaagcaaagaaattctACAATAGAGAAGGAAATGTTCACCCCACAAAAGAAGAATTAGCAAGAAAAATAGGAGTTACAGTAGACAAGTTGGAAATATTGCTATCTGCTGCCAGAATTCCACTTTCGATGCAGCAAACGGTGTGGACAGACCAGGATACAACTTACCAG GAGATTACTGCAGACACCGCAATTGAGACCCCAGATGTGTATGTTGCAAAACAGCTAATGAGGCGTCACGCGCGCAACCTTCTACATACCTTAAACCCAAGAGAAAGGAGGATAATCAGGCTAAGATTTGGCATTGAAGATGGCTACGAGAAATCTTTGTCAGAAATTGGCACTGTATTTGGTTTGTCTAAGGAGAGGGTCCGACAGTTGGAGAGCCGAGCATTGGATAAGCTCAAGCAGTGCCTTGCTAGTCATGGACTTGATGCATATGCAAACTTGCTTGTATAG
- the LOC130732625 gene encoding auxin-responsive protein SAUR32-like — MVMEIRRKLMLKHLITKVMKGTLPFLALLNRAHQRRGAYIDDDDESEVTATTVPEDVKEGHFAVIAMQGEETERFIVELDYLTDPAFLKLLEQASEEYGFGQTGALAVPCRPQELLKIIENRRSVDHSASS, encoded by the coding sequence ATGGTGATGGAGATTCGAAGGAAGCTGATGCTGAAGCATTTGATCACGAAGGTAATGAAGGGTACTCTTCCATTCTTGGCACTCTTGAATAGAGCACATCAGAGAAGGGGTGCAtatattgatgatgatgatgagagtGAAGTTACAGCAACAACAGTGCCAGAAGATGTTAAAGAAGGACATTTTGCTGTGATAGCAATGCAGGGTGAAGAAACAGAGAGGTTTATTGTTGAGTTAGATTATTTAACAGATCCTGCTTTCTTGAAACTTCTGGAGCAGGCTAGTGAAGAGTATGGTTTTGGACAGACAGGTGCTCTTGCAGTACCTTGCAGGCCACAAGAACTTCTCAAGATCATAGAGAATCGAAGATCAGTGGATCATAGTGCCTCTTCATAA
- the LOC130730332 gene encoding cell division cycle protein 48 homolog, whose translation MANQPESSDSKGTKRDFSTAILERKKAPNRLVVDEAVNDDNSVVALHPATMEKLQLFRGDTILIKGKKRKDTICIALADETCEEPKIRMNKVVRSNLRVRLGDVVSVHQCADVKYGKRVHILPVDDTIEGVTGNLFDAYLKPYFLEAYRPVRKGDLFLVRGGMRSVEFKVIETEPSEYCVVAPDTEIFCEGEPVKREDENRLDEVGYDDVGGVRKQMAQIRELVELPLRHPQLFKSIGVKPPKGILLYGPPGSGKTLIARAVANETGAFFFCINGPEIMSKLAGESESNLRKAFEEAEKNAPSIIFIDEIDSIAPKREKTHGEVERRIVSQLLTLMDGLKSRAHVIVIGATNRPNSIDPALRRFGRFDREIDIGVPDEVGRLEVLRIHTKNMKLAEDVDLEKISKNTHGYVGADLAALCTEAALQCIREKMDVIDLEDEEIDAEILNSMAVTNEHFQTALGSSNPSALRETVVEVPNVSWEDIGGLENVKRELQETVQYPVEHPEKFEKFGMSPSKGVLFYGPPGCGKTLLAKAIANECQANFISVKGPELLTMWFGESEANVREIFDKARGSAPCVLFFDELDSIATQRGSSVGDAGGAADRVLNQLLTEMDGMSAKKTVFIIGATNRPDIIDPALLRPGRLDQLIYIPLPDEDSRHQIFKACLRKSPVSKDVDIRALAKYTQGFSGADITEICQRACKYAIRENIEKDIERERRRSENPEAMEEDVDDEVAEIKAAHFEESMKYARRSVSDADIRKYQSFAQTLQQSRGFGSEFRFADSTSGGGAGAGAASDPFAAAGGADEDDLYS comes from the exons ATGGCGAATCAACCTGAATCCTCCGATTC GAAGGGAACGAAGAGGGATTTTAGCACTGCGATTCTGGAGCGGAAGAAGGCGCCGAATCGGCTTGTTGTTGATGAGGCTGTTAATGATGACAACTCCGTCGTCGCTCTTCATCCCGCGACCATGGAGAAGCTCCAGCTCTTCCGTGGCGATACCATCTTGATTAAG ggaaagaaaaggaaagatACAATCTGTATTGCACTTGCTGATGAAACATGTGAAGAACCAAAAATAAGAATGAACAAGGTTGTGAGAAGCAACCTTAGGGTTAGGCTTGGAGATGTTGTTTCGGTGCACCAATGTGCTGATGTCAAGTATGGAAAGCGCGTCCACATTCTTCCTGTGGATGACACTATTGAAGGAGTGACGGGAAATCTCTTTGATGCGTACTTAAAAC CTTATTTCTTGGAGGCTTATCGACCAGTGAGGAAGGGAGACCTCTTCCTTGTAAGAGGGGGTATGAGAAGTGTAGAATTCAAGGTTATTGAAACTGAGCCTTCTGAGTACTGTGTTGTCGCCCCAGACACAGAGATCTTCTGTGAAGGAGAGCCTGTTAAAAGGGAGGATGAGAATCGATTAGATGAGGTTGGTTATGATGATGTTGGTGGCGTGAGAAAGCAGATGGCACAGATCAGGGAACTGGTGGAACTGCCACTGAGGCACCCACAGTTATTCAAGTCTATTGGTGTTAAGCCACCAAAAGGAATCCTTCTGTATGGACCCCCTGGATCTGGCAAGACTTTGATTGCTAGAGCTGTTGCAAATGAAACTGGTGCTTTCTTTTTCTGCATCAATGGCCCTGAGATCATGTCAAAACTGGCTGGTGAGAGCGAGAGCAACCTCAGGAAGGCTTTCGAGGAAGCGGAGAAGAATGCACCCTCAATCATCTTCATTGATGAGATAGATTCAATAGCTCCAAAGAGGGAGAAGACTCATGGAGAAGTTGAGAGACGCATTGTTTCTCAGCTCTTGACACTCATGGATGGGCTTAAATCTCGGGCCCATGTAATTGTCATTGGAGCCACAAATCGCCCCAACAGCATTGACCCTGCCCTTAGGAGATTTGGAAGGTTTGATCGGGAGATAGATATTGGCGTACCCGATGAAGTCGGGCGCCTTGAGGTTCTTCGAATTCATACAAAGAACATGAAGCTTGCTGAAGAT GTTGATTTGGAAAAGATTTCTAAGAACACACATGGCTATGTTGGTGCTGATCTAGCTGCGTTGTGTACTGAAGCTGCACTTCAGTGCATCAGGGAAAAAATGGATGTGATTGACTTGGAAGATGAGGAAATTGATGCTGAAATATTGAACTCTATGGCTGTAACAAATGAACATTTCCAGACTGCTCTTGGATCAAGCAATCCTTCTGCTCTCCGTGAAACA GTTGTTGAAGTGCCCAATGTCAGCTGGGAGGATATTGGTGGTCTTGAAAATGTTAAGAGGGAACTCCAAGAG ACTGTTCAATATCCAGTGGAACACCCTGAGAAGTTTGAGAAATTTGGAATGTCACCTTCGAAGGGAGTTCTTTTCTATGGTCCCCCTGGGTGTGGTAAAACACTATTGGCTAAAGCTATTGCCAATGAATGCCAGGCAAACTTCATCAGTGTCAAAGGTCCTGAGCTACTCACTATGTGGTTTGGAGAAAGTGAGGCTAATGTGAGGGAAATTTTTGACAAGGCTCGTGGTTCTGCTCCATGTGTCCTATTCTTCGATGAGCTTGACTCTATTGCAACTCAG AGAGGTAGTAGTGTTGGAGATGCTGGTGGTGCTGCTGACAGGGTGTTGAACCAACTGCTTACTGAAATGGATGGGATGTCAGCAAAGAAAACTGTGTTCATCATTGGGGCCACTAATCGACCAGACATTATAGACCCAGCTCTTTTGCGTCCAGGTCGTCTAGACCAGTTGATATATATCCCCCTCCCAGACGAGGATTCGCGCCATCAGATATTTAAAGCTTGCTTGAGAAAATCCCCAGTCTCAAAAGATGTTGATATTAGAGCTCTTGCAAAGTACACTCAAGGCTTCAGTGGTGCTGATATTACTGAGATTTGCCAGCGTGCTTGCAAATATGCCATTAGAGAGAACATTGAGAAG GAcattgagagagagaggaggagaagcGAGAACCCCGAGGCCATGGAAGAGGATGTTGATGATGAGGTGGCTGAAATCAAGGCAGCTCATTTTGAAGAATCAATGAAGTATGCACGAAGGAGTGTAAGCGATGCTGACATTCGGAAGTACCAGTCATTTGCCCAAACATTGCAGCAGTCTAGAGGGTTTGGATCTGAGTTTaggtttgcagattccacctcTGGTGGCGGTGCTGGTGCTGGTGCTGCATCTGATCCATTTGCAGCTGCTGGTGGGGCTGATGAAGATGATCTTTACAGTTAG